From a single Okeanomitos corallinicola TIOX110 genomic region:
- a CDS encoding response regulator, producing MKKILIAEDNRVNQKISMRILEKLGYSPDVVSNGKEAILALQKQFYDVVFMDIQMPEMDGLEATRKICEYWQSHERPVIIAMTASEEERDKESCLQAGMNDYISKPIRIETVQIMLDKYLHNFGNT from the coding sequence GTGAAAAAAATTCTGATAGCAGAAGATAACCGCGTAAATCAAAAAATTTCTATGCGGATTTTAGAAAAATTAGGCTACTCCCCCGATGTAGTCAGTAATGGTAAAGAGGCAATATTAGCATTGCAAAAACAATTCTATGATGTAGTATTCATGGATATACAAATGCCAGAAATGGATGGTTTAGAAGCAACCAGAAAAATTTGTGAATATTGGCAATCGCATGAGCGTCCTGTTATCATTGCTATGACAGCTAGTGAGGAAGAAAGAGACAAAGAATCTTGTTTACAAGCGGGTATGAATGACTACATTTCTAAACCTATTCGGATAGAAACAGTACAAATAATGTTAGATAAATATTTACACAATTTTGGTAATACTTAA
- a CDS encoding deaminase domain-containing protein has protein sequence MTNTEDNFNYKDENLIKERLQESAAQIRAKYLKREYPHSNVAIAEINIQSNIIFCVGATAKGGKKSPIPQKPQLKSKGGQFEPTIDPYSGHLMDTDSEYKVLSEIAETLEKSYNIHVQGNIYLYTERQPCQSCEGVIKQFQDKFANLNLEVFWNYPYPPVQS, from the coding sequence ATGACAAATACGGAAGATAATTTCAACTATAAAGATGAAAATCTGATCAAGGAGAGGCTGCAAGAATCTGCTGCTCAAATTAGAGCAAAATACTTAAAAAGAGAATATCCTCACAGTAATGTTGCAATTGCTGAAATAAATATTCAGAGTAATATAATTTTTTGTGTAGGTGCAACTGCTAAAGGGGGCAAAAAAAGTCCAATTCCTCAAAAACCTCAGCTAAAGTCAAAAGGAGGACAATTTGAGCCAACAATTGATCCTTATAGTGGACACTTAATGGATACAGATTCAGAATATAAGGTATTATCTGAAATAGCAGAGACTCTAGAAAAGTCATATAATATTCATGTACAAGGAAACATTTATCTTTACACTGAACGACAACCATGCCAAAGTTGTGAAGGCGTGATTAAACAATTCCAGGATAAGTTTGCAAATCTAAATTTAGAAGTCTTTTGGAATTATCCATATCCACCTGTTCAATCATAG
- a CDS encoding GTPase family protein — MVRLKPWQLIILISPVAVIITFLLISAGIQIHTWGLSWIWAIFTIIFVGWRWLLVKWTKPPVNQMENVFAQVQKELESSNENNIESIEKDKTQKIETALKQVINDAENDPPIWEDLQTFWQRCQELVIAISQIYNPEVKYPLLNIYIPEVYGLIRGTVDDMDKWMGKLSPVLNQVTVGQAYQAYQTYQKLEPSARKFIKVWNFAKWFLNPVSAVAKKLSAGTSNRASQELLINLNQVLREAAFRNLCQQAISLYAGTKIELSTPELPQPKTQTLRELLTQAETPEQVEKKPVNILIVGRTSAGKSSLINTLFQTELAAVDVLPSTDKIKTYNWETETGETLNLCDTPGYEQVNREDLRDLVIDYARKADLLLLVTPALDPALQMDVDFLEDIEKEVEDLPIITIVNQVDKLRPIREWQPPYNWETGNKPKEISIREATGYRSQQLGTFSNLVLPIVTNDVKIGRNSWNIESLSTGLLAAIDPAKQLRLTRFLRNLETRINESAKIIDRYTFQMTTTQGITAFLKSPVLQFISTLSTGSPSLAYLLAEQIPVEQLPIVIGKLQMAYDLFPILNTDVDKTRKFDLLSLWPLLLENEGNPDSNAWAFGHALIEYWTKDLTIEKTRERFNYYLQQV, encoded by the coding sequence ATGGTACGTTTAAAACCCTGGCAATTGATCATCCTCATCTCACCCGTAGCAGTAATTATTACCTTCCTCCTCATATCAGCAGGAATACAAATTCACACTTGGGGATTAAGTTGGATTTGGGCTATTTTTACGATTATATTTGTCGGTTGGCGGTGGTTATTAGTAAAATGGACAAAACCCCCAGTTAATCAAATGGAAAATGTCTTTGCACAAGTACAAAAAGAATTAGAATCTAGCAACGAAAATAATATAGAATCTATAGAAAAAGACAAAACCCAAAAAATAGAAACAGCATTAAAACAAGTTATTAATGATGCTGAAAATGACCCACCAATTTGGGAAGACTTACAAACATTTTGGCAAAGATGTCAAGAATTAGTAATTGCAATTTCTCAAATTTATAACCCAGAAGTTAAATATCCACTTTTAAACATTTATATCCCCGAAGTTTATGGATTAATTCGCGGGACAGTAGATGATATGGATAAATGGATGGGTAAGTTATCCCCTGTTCTCAATCAAGTTACTGTTGGACAAGCTTATCAAGCATATCAAACATATCAGAAACTAGAACCATCAGCGCGGAAATTTATCAAAGTTTGGAATTTTGCTAAATGGTTTCTAAACCCTGTATCTGCGGTCGCCAAAAAATTAAGTGCAGGTACAAGTAACCGTGCTTCCCAAGAACTATTAATCAACCTCAATCAAGTATTAAGAGAAGCTGCTTTTAGGAATTTATGCCAACAAGCGATCTCTCTTTATGCAGGTACGAAAATTGAACTATCTACTCCCGAATTACCCCAACCAAAAACCCAAACTTTACGGGAACTTCTCACCCAAGCAGAAACACCAGAACAGGTAGAAAAAAAACCTGTGAATATTTTAATTGTTGGTCGTACAAGTGCCGGAAAAAGTAGTTTAATTAATACACTTTTCCAAACAGAACTAGCAGCAGTTGACGTTTTACCTAGCACAGATAAAATTAAAACCTACAATTGGGAAACCGAAACTGGAGAAACTTTAAATCTTTGTGATACTCCTGGTTATGAACAAGTAAACCGGGAAGATTTGCGAGATCTAGTTATTGATTATGCCAGAAAAGCGGATTTATTATTATTAGTAACTCCAGCTTTAGATCCCGCTTTACAAATGGATGTAGATTTTTTAGAAGACATTGAAAAAGAAGTTGAGGATTTACCCATTATTACCATTGTTAACCAAGTAGATAAACTGCGTCCGATTCGAGAATGGCAACCTCCTTATAATTGGGAAACAGGAAATAAACCCAAAGAAATTTCAATTCGGGAAGCGACAGGATATAGAAGTCAACAGTTAGGAACTTTCTCTAATTTAGTTTTACCAATTGTTACCAACGATGTAAAAATAGGTCGTAATAGTTGGAATATAGAATCATTATCTACAGGATTATTAGCAGCAATAGATCCGGCTAAACAATTACGACTCACTCGCTTTTTACGGAATCTAGAAACTCGGATTAATGAATCTGCAAAAATCATTGATCGTTACACATTTCAAATGACAACCACCCAAGGAATTACCGCTTTTTTAAAAAGTCCGGTTTTGCAGTTTATTTCTACCTTATCCACAGGTTCACCTAGTCTTGCTTATTTATTAGCGGAACAAATTCCAGTGGAACAATTGCCGATAGTAATTGGTAAATTGCAGATGGCTTATGATTTGTTTCCCATTTTAAATACAGATGTTGATAAAACTCGCAAATTTGATTTGTTATCTCTTTGGCCTTTGTTGTTAGAAAATGAAGGAAATCCTGATAGTAATGCTTGGGCTTTTGGTCATGCGTTGATAGAATATTGGACAAAGGATTTAACCATTGAAAAAACACGGGAAAGATTTAATTATTATCTTCAGCAGGTTTAA
- a CDS encoding RNA 2'-phosphotransferase has translation MNNYRLVKISKYLSKHLRHTPEKIGLKLADGGWVAVDELLAACAKNKFMITLEELKEVVINNDKKRFSFDDTLTLIRANQGHSTEVDLQLKRLTPPDVLYHGTGENSVESILRTGLAKMSRHHVHLSSDIGTAKIVGARHGKPVIFIVNAAKMSQAGHIFYCSDNDVWLVDHVPVKYLKLL, from the coding sequence ATGAATAATTATCGCTTAGTTAAAATCAGTAAATATCTGAGTAAACATCTACGTCACACACCAGAAAAAATTGGTTTAAAATTAGCTGATGGTGGTTGGGTTGCTGTAGATGAATTATTAGCAGCTTGTGCCAAAAATAAGTTTATGATTACTCTGGAAGAATTAAAAGAAGTAGTGATTAACAATGATAAAAAACGCTTTAGTTTTGATGATACATTGACTTTAATTCGTGCTAATCAAGGACATAGTACAGAAGTTGATTTGCAATTAAAACGCCTAACACCTCCAGATGTACTTTATCACGGTACTGGAGAAAATTCTGTAGAATCAATTTTGCGAACAGGACTTGCTAAAATGTCTCGTCATCATGTACATCTATCATCTGATATTGGTACAGCTAAAATAGTAGGTGCAAGACATGGAAAACCTGTAATCTTTATAGTCAATGCTGCAAAAATGTCGCAAGCTGGTCATATTTTCTACTGTTCTGATAATGATGTTTGGTTAGTAGATCATGTACCAGTTAAATATTTGAAATTACTGTAA